In Zonotrichia albicollis isolate bZonAlb1 chromosome 3, bZonAlb1.hap1, whole genome shotgun sequence, a single window of DNA contains:
- the MSGN1 gene encoding mesogenin-1 gives MDKLHETLINMEDALGSEHPACLSAWDWKSSAGPFELHPISPPHSLSPTPSFESYSSSPCPPAAETPYSSGGGGSGLAGYGLVEFPAAYLPSPGQARLPKGTKVRMSAQRRRKASEREKLRMRTLADALHTLRNYLPPIYSQRGQPLTKIQTLKYTIKYIGELTELLNGVKRA, from the coding sequence ATGGACAAGCTGCACGAGACATTGATCAACATGGAAGATGCTCTGGGTTCGGAACACCCCGCCTGCTTGTCGGCCTGGGACTGGAAAAGCTCCGCTGGGCCTTTCGAGCTGCACCCCATCTCGCCCCCGCACAGCCTGTCCCCGACGCCCTCCTTCGAATCCTACTCCTCGTCCCCGTGCCCGCCGGCGGCCGAGACCCCCtacagcagcggcggcggcggcagcggcctGGCGGGCTACGGCCTGGTGGAGTTCCCCGCCGCCTACCTGCCCAGCCCCGGGCAGGCCCGGCTGCCCAAGGGCACCAAGGTGCGGATGTCGGCCCAGCGGCGCAGGAAGGCCAGCGAGCGGGAGAAGCTGCGCATGAGGACCTTGGCGGACGCGCTGCACACGCTGCGCAATTACCTGCCCCCCATCTACAGCCAGCGCGGCCAGCCCCTCACCAAGATCCAGACCCTGAAGTACACCATCAAGTACATCGGCGAGCTCACCGAGCTCCTCAACGGCGTCAAGCGGGCGTAG